CAATGCCGACCAGCATCTACCACAAAATTGCCCGTACCCTGACCAGCACATGCAAAACATGACTCCCGAGCAGATGCAGCAAATGGATCAAGCCTGGATGCAGAATGCGTCTAACGGTCAAAAGTCCTGGAATAATAACAGTAATTCCCATGACCGGTCCTGGAGCGGTAAATCAATGAGCCAGAGCCGTAACTATGAAAACTGCGGATGGTAGGTTTTATGGTTTAATAATTATTACAGAAAGTTTATATGTATTTGACGTAATGGATAAATCCTTAGGTTAATATATAGTCAACCTCCTACATTGTGTTCCTTCTTATTCCTGAAAAGGGTCGGTAAAAACCGGCCCTTTTCCTTTACGTGCTATAGTGAATTGTTCTAAGAAATACCAATACCAGCAAAGTGAGATTGTGTGGCTACAGGTGGATATCTACCTCTGTGCTTGCCTTCGAATTGATGTTGAGGGATGGGTCGTAGTTACCTTTATAGACCGGAGTAAAACATCGGAAGCAAGTTAAACATTTGAAGCATGTAATGCAACTAACTAAAAAAATTTTGAGATACCCACTTAAAATAATCACTGGTTTCGGAAACTACAGTCAAGGGAAGTTATCCCAACATTAAAAGAAAGGGTGATTGTAGAATGAAAAGCAAAAAGTTGCCGCTAATATTGTTTGTCATTGTGCTTGGAATTGCCATTGTGGGAGTGGCTAACGCTGCCATAATTAACAATGCCCAATCAAACCAGCCGGCACCACCTCAAGACCAGCAAGCTCAAGCACCCCAAGGACAGCCTAACCAGCCTGCAAATACTGCAGCAACAGTAACACCCGCACAGGTAAAGCAGATGATACAGGCGTGCTGGCAAATGGACCAGGCTATGGTTGATCAGTGGGTTAAAGCCACCGGCATGAGCCGGGAAGACCTTTTAAAGATGGAGCAGGCCTGGATGCAAAGTGTCATGGATCATAATCCCAATTTTAACGTGCAAGATGCATATACGATGCAGCAAAGCTGGATGCAGAATATGATGGCCAACTACCAACCTCCAGTTCAAACTAAACAAGTCAACCAAAACCAGCAGACTCCCACCCCTACACAGTCCCAGACCCCTCCTGCCGGTTCCCAGGGACAAGTATATTCGCAAAACCATGGACACCAGGGGCCGCACTATGGTCCAAATTGTCCCTGGGACAACAGGTACGGGAATAATGGTCACTGCTGGTAAATGGAGGGAAGTTATGAAAAAGAATACATGAGTAAGAATGTCCACTGGGATTTCTAGGCTTCTTCGTAAGCAGCTTGTCCAGTTTTTTCGGGTTTCTTTTTATATGTCGCATTTTCTTTCACCCGCATCAGGCGCATGCCGTTGGCAATTACAATTAATTGATGCACCGGTATCGGCAAAGACTGCCATCCACAGGTTTGTTATACCCATAAAAGTACCGGCAATAAAAACAGCTTTAACCAGCAGGCAAAGGCAATATTCTGCTTAATTACCCTCAGTGCCCGCCAGCTACGGCGTCCCCATACGGGCGGCAGCACCCGGGCGGGTAGTCAGTGCTAATTGGCAGGGTGGCTACGGGCGGATGGTAGTTATTTCTCACGGAAACGGGACAGTCACACGATATGCACATATGTCGGCCTTTGGCGTTCAGAAGGGACAGACCGTAAGCAAAGGCCAAATTATCGGCAAAGTGGGCACCTCCGGTAATACAACCGGGCCACACGTTCATTTGGAAGTGTTGAAAAACGGTGCTCAAACAAATCCTTTAAACTATTTATAATGCCAATAACGGTAAAGTATAAAAACCAGCTCCCGCGCAAATCATAACCAAAATTATGAGGCCGGGAGCTTTACTTTTATGGAAAATTGGTATTCATTAATACCACCGCTAGTAACAATTGCTACTGCAGTTTTCACCAAACGAATCATCCCCTCCTTAACACTGGGCTTGTGGGTGGGTAGTATCTTATTAGTGCCCAGCCTTCTTGGGGGAACCATCAAAGCCTCGGAATATATTGTAGATTCCCTTGCCTCCAAAGAAAGCGCTTACATAGTGCTTTTTCTGTTTGTTTTTGGCTCCTTAGCGGAAATATTTAAAGTCTCAGGCGGTATAAAAGGGTTTGCTAATTTAGCAGACAGATATGTAAAGAATGAAAGAGGGGCGCTTTTATCTGTTTGGGCCGCCTCCCCCGCCACCTTTCTTGACTGCTGCTTTCATGTCATATCCACCGGCACCATAGCAAATCCTTTGATGGAAAAGGTAAAGGGATCAAAGGAAAAGCTGGCCATGGTGGTCAATGTAACATCTTCACAGCTTATTGTGCTTATTCCCATTGCCACCACCTACGTGGGATACATAATCGGTGTCACAAGTTCAGCCATGCAGCAGGCAGGACTGGAGGGCTCTCCCTATTCCCTGTACCTAAAGAGCATACCCTTTAACTTTTACTCCATAGGCATGGTTATCCTCAGCATCTTAGTAACATTCTTTGGTCTGGGTTTCGGTAAATGGAGATTCGGAAAGCTAGGAAAGGCTCAAGGTGGAGTACACGGAGAGCATGCAGCGCATGAAGAATGTGAATTTGAAGAAAAGGCTCCGCCCAGGGTT
This region of Bacillota bacterium genomic DNA includes:
- a CDS encoding M23 family metallopeptidase, whose protein sequence is MPASYGVPIRAAAPGRVVSANWQGGYGRMVVISHGNGTVTRYAHMSAFGVQKGQTVSKGQIIGKVGTSGNTTGPHVHLEVLKNGAQTNPLNYL
- a CDS encoding Na+/H+ antiporter NhaC family protein, translated to MENWYSLIPPLVTIATAVFTKRIIPSLTLGLWVGSILLVPSLLGGTIKASEYIVDSLASKESAYIVLFLFVFGSLAEIFKVSGGIKGFANLADRYVKNERGALLSVWAASPATFLDCCFHVISTGTIANPLMEKVKGSKEKLAMVVNVTSSQLIVLIPIATTYVGYIIGVTSSAMQQAGLEGSPYSLYLKSIPFNFYSIGMVILSILVTFFGLGFGKWRFGKLGKAQGGVHGEHAAHEECEFEEKAPPRVTNLLLPLLVLVGLILFLFWYTGKGDGRTFLQAFMNAEFEKAIFIATFATVILTALYYTLQKIPMAELESHFLSGGTELLPPIVVLILSWSLSSATQDLGFVEFISKSVGAAIPTLFIPAAIFLIGGFTSYFIGSSWATWALIMPLGLPLAVSTGASIPLAVGAVLAGGSIGDNVSPLGETPVLTSAITDVPILEHVQTTLPYASIVIGLSTILFVAVQAALT